In the Pseudomonas sp. ADAK2 genome, one interval contains:
- a CDS encoding LysR family transcriptional regulator, producing the protein MDTLQNMRAFSYVAEAGSFTAAAVQLDTTTANVSRAVSNLEAHLQTRLLNRTTRRIALTEAGKRYLLRCEQILAYVEEAEAEASDAHARPAGQLKVHTMTGIGQHFVIDAIARYRKTHPDVTFDLTMANRVPDLLDEGYDVSIVLASELPDSGFVSQRLGITYSIVCASPAYVKANGCAHKPSDLLNHACLRLVSPVIPLEKWTFDGPDGQEMVTISSSPFLVNSADAMKTAIISGMGLGVLPVYAAIEGLRNGSLVRVMPNYRSQELNLYAIYPSRQYLDAKIKTWVEYLRGSLPEILAAHQAELAAYELSGSLGGARLAN; encoded by the coding sequence ATGGACACTTTGCAAAACATGCGCGCCTTCAGTTACGTGGCCGAGGCCGGCAGCTTCACCGCCGCCGCCGTGCAACTGGACACCACCACGGCTAACGTCTCGCGCGCGGTCTCCAACCTGGAAGCCCACCTGCAAACCCGTCTGCTCAACCGCACCACCCGCCGCATCGCCCTGACCGAGGCCGGCAAGCGCTATCTATTACGCTGCGAGCAGATCCTGGCCTACGTCGAAGAAGCCGAAGCCGAAGCCAGCGACGCCCACGCCCGTCCGGCCGGGCAGCTGAAAGTGCACACCATGACCGGCATCGGCCAGCACTTCGTCATTGATGCGATCGCCCGCTACCGCAAGACCCACCCGGACGTGACCTTCGACCTGACCATGGCCAACCGCGTGCCGGACTTGCTGGACGAGGGCTACGACGTGTCCATCGTGCTCGCCAGCGAACTGCCGGACTCGGGCTTCGTTTCCCAGCGCCTGGGCATCACCTACAGCATCGTTTGCGCCTCCCCCGCATACGTGAAAGCCAACGGCTGCGCACACAAGCCCAGCGACTTGCTCAACCACGCGTGCCTGCGCCTGGTGAGCCCGGTGATCCCGCTGGAGAAATGGACCTTCGACGGCCCGGATGGCCAGGAAATGGTCACCATTAGTAGCTCGCCGTTTCTGGTCAACTCCGCCGACGCGATGAAAACCGCCATCATCAGCGGCATGGGCCTGGGCGTGCTGCCGGTGTATGCGGCGATTGAAGGCTTGCGCAATGGCTCGCTGGTGCGGGTGATGCCGAACTACCGCTCGCAGGAGTTAAATCTGTACGCAATCTACCCGTCGCGGCAGTACCTGGATGCGAAGATCAAGACCTGGGTCGAGTACCTGCGCGGGTCGCTGCCGGAGATATTGGCCGCGCATCAGGCGGAGTTGGCGGCGTATGAATTAAGCGGGAGTCTGGGTGGGGCGCGGTTGGCGAATTGA
- a CDS encoding DUF6124 family protein — protein sequence MFKPTPNPPHTPSHLFQVAPNATTETLMVYASESLASASVMTSDFAGFLEGTHRNTMLGIQQVIMLAELSVNRALDNLDPQD from the coding sequence ATGTTCAAGCCCACACCGAATCCCCCTCACACCCCCAGCCACCTGTTCCAGGTCGCCCCCAACGCCACCACCGAAACCCTGATGGTCTACGCCAGCGAATCCCTCGCCTCGGCCAGCGTCATGACCAGTGACTTTGCCGGATTCCTCGAAGGCACCCACCGCAACACCATGCTCGGCATCCAGCAAGTCATCATGCTGGCCGAACTGTCGGTGAACCGAGCGCTGGACAACCTCGATCCGCAGGACTGA